CCTGGTTCTGTTCGCCGTTTGGCTTGGTATAATTTTAATTAGCGGCATTAAGCTTCGGCATTTCATTGCTCTTATTTTGATCATGATTTTACTTTTTATCGGCGGTTGGTTTGGCGTTTTAAAGGATTATCAAAAGCAGAGAATTGCCACTTTTTTAAATCCATTAGAAGATCCATATGGGGGAGGGTATCATATTAATCAGTCGCTCATTGCCGTTGGTTCAGGTGAACTATTTGGCAGAGGGCTAGATTTTAGTCCGCAAGCCGGTCTCAAATTTCTACCCGAACAACACAATGATTTTATTTTCGCAACACTTGCCGAGCAGAGAGGACTGGTTGGAGTTTTTTATTTGTTAATTATTTTTGCTTTGTTGTTTTGGAGAATAATCAAAATTGCTCTGAACGCTACAAATAATTTTTCACGGCTTTTTGCCACGGGTTTTGTGATAATGATTTTCGCCCAAATGACAATCAATATAGGAATGAATATTGCGATTCTTCCTATCACAGGATTAACTTTGCCTATGGTTAGTTATGGAGGGAGTAGTTTATGGAGTATTTTTATAGGGATGGGTATTTTGCAGAGCATCAAGGCAAGGAGTTAAAATAGATACATAAAAGATACATAAACATTATAAAACATTAATAAATTAGCATACAAAACTATGAAATACCTTACTATCAAACAAGCATCTAAACTACTTCATGTCACTCCCTTGACTCTAAGAAACTGGGATAAAAAAGGAATTTTGAAACCATATCGCAATCCGGTTAATAATTACAGAGTTTATCGTATAGAGCAGATAGAAGAATTTTTAAGGCGGATAGACCTAAGTAAAGCGCGCCAAGCGCCAAGGAAGATGGATCTGTTTTAACAAATAATTTGTAATCAGGGGACTGTCCCTCGCGGCGAGGGACAGTCCCCGAAGAAAAACTGTTTCGCAAATTGTGAGCAGTTTTTTAATTTGAAAAATAAGGATTATCCCTAAATTAATCAGGGGGCTGCCCCCGAAGAATATAATTTATAAATCTTAACCCATAAGTGTGGATAACTTATTCCACCAAATTTTTATGCTGTTTGGTAAATATTTCGTTATCCGATAACCGATAGTCATTTTTGGCTTAAATGAACGAGAAATTCCTTAACAATTAAAAAATAAAACGACAAATTTTACCCTATCCGATAATATCGGATAGGGCGCTTGACAGCGCTTGTGGGTGGATTAAAATAGAGATAGTTATAAGCGCTTACTAAGATCTCATTTAATCCGTTTGCAATGCATTGCGGGCGGGAAAATTTCATAGGAGATCTTAGAAAAATTAAATTCAGTTTTCTGCAGAAAACCAGAATTCTTTTTGATATATTCATAAAGAATTCATTTTGGTTTTCTGCTTTTTAT
This genomic stretch from Patescibacteria group bacterium harbors:
- the rodA gene encoding rod shape-determining protein RodA, encoding MFNHLKKLDWVLFSSVLLLLGAGLLIIYSIGSPESLMFFKKQFLFAIFGFFAMIGLSFLDYRIFKNSYVLLALYLLSLFLLTAVLFAGEVKGASSWFQLGPLGFEPIEFIKIIIILFLAKYFSLRHIEVYQTRHLIVSGAYIGLPVIAVLLQPDFGSILVLFAVWLGIILISGIKLRHFIALILIMILLFIGGWFGVLKDYQKQRIATFLNPLEDPYGGGYHINQSLIAVGSGELFGRGLDFSPQAGLKFLPEQHNDFIFATLAEQRGLVGVFYLLIIFALLFWRIIKIALNATNNFSRLFATGFVIMIFAQMTINIGMNIAILPITGLTLPMVSYGGSSLWSIFIGMGILQSIKARS